The DNA segment ATAATAGCACAACCTTGTTTTTGCCAAAATTCTTGCAAACTTAGTATCATTTTTGAAAAAGTTATCATATTTTTGTTTCCTCTGATTGGTCTTGCGTATTCGCATACAGATCTACTGTTTTATTCCACATCATTTTATATTTTCTTTTCAAAAATTCTATTTCATCTCTTGCATGTTTTAATTCTGAATTTAAAGTTTCGATAGTACTACGATCAGCATCATACAATTCTTGCATCGAATAAAGCGCATCTTTTAAAAATTTATTTTCACTCTTTAAAGCTTCCAAGGTTTCATCTTTCGCATCTAAAACTTTTTCATGTAAATTTAAGATTGTACCAATAGTTTTTTCCACAAAACTCTCACCAGCTAACGTCATAGAATTTACCATGGCAGCTTGTTGGTGATTAGATGTTGTTGGAACTACGCTAAAAGTCCCTTGATTTGCTTCAATATAAATTTTACCTTCTTCTTCTTTAAAATTTAAGGAACCTTTTGCCATCATTCCTTTGACAACATCTTCAGACAAATGAACTAATTGACAAAATTCTTTTAATTCTAAATAAGTTTGCATTGGATTTCCTTAGAGAAAAATTTCAATTTGACTAGAGTCATTATTTAATTTTTCTTGTTGTTCTTTTCTATCTTCAAGTAGCATTTGAGCTAAATTTTCATCCTCTATAGCCAAAATTTGAGAAGCCAAGTACGCTGCATTAATAGCTCCTGCCTTGCCAACAGCTAAAGTAGCTACTGGAATTCCGCTTGGCATTTGAACTGTAGAAAATAAAGAATCCATACTAGCTAAATTACTTCCTGACATCGGTATCCCAATCACAGGTTTTGTAGTGTGAGCAGCCACTGCTCCTGCTAAATGTGCGGCCATACCAGCTGCTGCTATGAAAACCTTAGCACCTTTAGCTTCTGCATTTTTTATGTATTCTTGAGTCCTATAAGGGCTTCTGTGAGCTGAAGTGATTAAAACTTCATATTTTATATTAAATTTTTCAAGCACTTTCAAAGCTTCTTTAACAACATCATAATCACTTTTACTACCCATTAATACCGCTACAAATTTCATTCTATACTCTTTCTTAAAAAACTATAATCTGGAAATTTAAAAGGCAAAGAAATTTCATTTTCATTGCCACTATGAATTTCATCAAATTCTTTATTATTTTTCGCTAATAGTTGCTTAAATATCACAAATTTTTTTCCATTTTTTTCATATACAGCACCAAGTTTATTTTCTCCAATTTCAATGTGAGAATTTACAGGTGATAAAATCTCATACTCTTGACCTATTTTGACCTTACCTTTACATTTAAAAAATTCACCATCTTCGCTAATAGCATGCACTTGATGTGTTCCTTCTTCAATGCTAGTATCATGATTTATAGAATCTTTTTTTTCATAAGCTCTTGATACCAAATAACCATCTGTAAAGCCTCTATTTTTTAATGTTTGAATTTCACTCTCGTATTTATCTACTTCAAAAGAATTATTTAAAACATCATTTACTGCCATTTTATAGGTTCTAGTTGTAAGTGCAACATAATATTCACTTTTAGTTCTACCTTCTATTTTAAAGGCATTGATACAATCTTCTTGCATAATTTTTTGTATATATGAACTTAAATTTAAATCTTTAGAATTAAAAATGTGGGTTCCTTGTTGATCTTCTTCTAATCTAAATAAGGTATTCGTTTCAGGATTTTTAGCATAAAGTTCATAGCTAAAACGACAATCATTAGCACAAGAACCACGATTACTCATACGACCACTTTGAACTGATGAAATCAAACATCTTCCAGAGTAAGCAAAGCACATTGAACCGTGAACAAAACTTTCCAATTCTACATCACAATGATTTTTTAATTCTTTGGCATCTTTCAACCCAAGCTCTCTTGCTATTACAACACGCTTTGTTCCCATATCCTTATAAACTTGTGCATCAAGATAATTTAAGATATTAGCTTGTGTAGAAACATGAAGATTAATATCTGGTGCAAGTTCTCTAACTAAACGCATAGCACCTACTGACGCTACAATAAAAGCATCTGGTTTCATATCTTTTAATTTTAAAATATGTTTTTTTAAACCTTCAATTTGAGAGCTAAAATGAAAACCATTAATAGTTACATAAATTTTTTTACCTTTATTGTGAGTATATTCAATAGCTTCTTGAAAAGTATCATAATTAAAATCCCTAGCTGTTCTAGCTCTCAACGAGAAATTACTCACTCCAGCATAAACAGCATCAGCTCCATAAGCTAAAGCGATTTTTAATTTTTTAAAATTTCCAGCAGGTGCAACAATTTCAGGTTGTATCATTTTTTGCCTAAACTAGCTATCAACGCCTCTATATCATCATTGCTTACAACATCAGCGGTAGTATCACCCTCAATATGCACAGCAGAACCTACACGCTTTTCATCATCAATTTTGCCTTCAAATAAGCTACTCATATATCTACTCAATGCTCTCATTACATTAATAACACGTTCAATCTTTTGACGATGTATATCTTGATATTGCATAGCATCCATAGCCATCATTACTTCATCTTGTCCAGTTTGTAAACAACCTGTAATCTCGTCAATGATATTTTTCGCATTGTTATTTGTTTCTATAGCCTCTTTAAAACTTTCAACATTAGGAAATTTCGTACTCAATTTTTCAAAAATATCAATATTTTTATTTAAAGTTTCACTAATTACACAAAGTTCATTCTCAGAATTTGCAAAAAAATCATTAATTGCTTCGAGTTTTTCCATCATTTCTGTAGCTTTTAATTCACTATCTCTTGTCACATCATCAAGTTGATGCACAACTTTATGCTCTTTGTTTGGTGGAGGTGGTGGCCAAGCCATATCAGCTCTTGCTTTATAATCGCCACTTATCATACTATTAACAAGTTGTTGATTTTTTTCTTCATCTTCATAATCTGCTTCTGACTTCACTTCTTCTGCACTCACAGAATCAAGATCTAAATCATCAGAACTATTCATTAAAGCATCTAACTCTTCTTGGGTCATCTTACACCTTTTATAATAAATATATTTTTGCATTATATTACAAAAAATTATAATTCAATATTAATTCACATAAAAAATACTTTATTTTTTTAAAAATAAAATTATATTTTAATTTTGCCAATAAAAAAAATATTAATTTAAACTTAATTTAAAAAAAATATACTACAATCTTAAAAATTAAAATATATTTAGGAGAGTAGTATGGCAAAATTTGTTGAAACAATAGAGGAATTTTTTAATTATTGTAAAGAACACGAAGTTATATTCGTTGATTTTAGATTTACCGATATGATAGGCACATGGCATCATATAACTTACAACCTTAAAGCTATTGACCATGATACATTTGAAAATGGTATTCCATTTGATGCTAGTTCATTGCATGGTTGGCAACCAATAGAAAAATCAGATATGATACTTAAACCTGATGTAAAAAGTGCATTTTTAGATCCTTTCACAGCCGATCCAACTATCATAGTAATATGTGATGTATATGACATCTATAAAGGACAAATGTACGAAAAATGTCCAAGAAGTATTGCCAAAAAAGCAATGGAATATCTATCAAATAGCAATATTGCAGATGCAGCTTACTTTGGTCCTGAAAATGAATTTTTCATTTTTGATAATGTAAAAATTGTTGATTCTTCAAATTGTTCAAAATACGAAGTAGATACTGAAGAAGGAGAATGGAATGATAATAAAGATTTTTCAGATAGCTACAATAATGGACACAGACCAAGAAATAAAGGTGGGTATTTTCCTGTATCTCCTATCGACTCTAGTGTTGATATAAGATCTGAAATGGTTCAGGTTTTAGAAAGAGTTGGTTTAAAAACTTTTGTCCATCATCATGAAGTTGCACAAGGTCAAGCAGAAATTGGAGTGGAATTTGGCAATCTAGTAGAAGCTGCTGATAATGTGCAAATTTATAAATATGTAGTTAAAATGGTAGCTCACTTGAATGGAAAAACTGCTACTTTCATGCCAAAACCTTTATATGGTGATAATGGAAGTGGTATGCATGTACATATGAGTCTTTGGAAAGATGGTATAAATTTATTTTATGATAAAGATGGATATGGCAAACTAAGTAAAAACGCTATTTACTACATAGGTGGTATCTTAGGTAATGCAAGAAGTGTGGCTGCATTTACCAACCCTAGTTCAAATTCTTATAAAAGAATAGTTCCTGGATTTGAAGCTCCATGCATTTTGACCTATTCTTGTCAAAATCGATCTGCTAGTTGTCGTGTACCATATGGTATAAACGAAAAAAGCGCTAGAGTAGAAATAAGATTTCCTGATAGCACTGCAAATCCTTATTTAGCTTTTACAAGTTTACTCATGGCGGGACTAGATGGTATAAAAAATAAAACAGAAGCAGTAGGCCCAATGGATGAAAATTTATTTGCATTAACATTAGATGAAATTAGAGAAAAAGGTATAGAACAGCTTCCTCATACTTTAAGAGGTTCTCTTGAAGCACTAATACGTAAAAATGCCTTTTTAAAGCCTGTTATGAGTGATATTTTTATAGATGACTATCAACATATGAAATTTGAAACTCAAGTTTGGCCTGTTGAAGCTAGACCAACGGCTTATGAATTTAAAACTTGCTATTCTTGCTAATTGTTTGATGTCTATGACATCAAACAAACTAAAATATTATTGTTTTATTTTGATAAATAAAAATTCTATCATCAAAAACAAGATCTAAAGCTTTTGAAAATACATTCTTTTCAACATTACGACCAGCTTGTTGCATAGTTTGCCAAGAGTATTCGTGAGTAACAGGGATAACATCTTGAGTAATAATAGGACCTTCATCTAAATCATTATTTACAAAATGTGCAGTTGCACCAATAATCTTAACTCCTCGCTCATAAGCTTGTTTGTAAGGATTTGCACCAATAAAAGCAGGCAAAAAAGAATGGTGTATATTAATAATTTTTCCTTCAAAATGCTTTACAAAAGAAGGTGATAAAATACGCATATATTTAGCTAAAACTATATAATCAAATTCATATTGTTTTAAGCATTGAAGTATTTTTTCTTCGTGTTTTTCCCTACTTAAATCTTGAGCTTCTATGGTATGAAAAGCTATGTTAAATTTATCTACTAGAGGCTTTAAATTATTATAATTTGCAATTACAGCTTTAATATTAGCATTAAATTCTCCACTAAAATGACGAATTAACAATTCTCCAATACAATGAGTTTCTTTAGTTGCAAAAATAACAATATCTTTTTTTCTTTTTTTATAAATTTCCACCAAAGCATCTTGCGGAAGCATAAGTTTTAATTTATCTTGAAAAGCTGATATATCAAGCTCACCTTCTAAATGTGCTCTAAAAAAAAATCTATGCTCTCCAACAAATTCATCGTTTTTAATAACATTAATTTTATATTTGAAAATAATATCTGAAATCTTATATATTAATCCTTTTTCATCACTACATGAAATCTTTAAAATATATTCACTCACCTTAACTCCTTTAAATATTTTTTTATTTCTTCAATTTTTATTTTATAAAGTTCTATTCCAAGTTCTTTTCCATTATATCCTTGATCTAACAAATCTTTTGCTGTAATTTGACTTTGAAATTTGCGCTCAAATAAATTAATTTTTTTAGCTTGTTCTATACGATCTTGATTCCAAAGACCAAGCCACTCACAAAGCTTAAGATCTAAAGAAATTTTAGCCAAATCAAAATCACTTACACTGCCTAAAATAAATCTTTGATCACTATACTTCAAAAAATATTTCTTAATTTTAGTTTTTACAAAAAATTCTTTTTTTTTAATTTGAAAGAAATTTAAATACAGATACAAAAATAAACCATCATGTTTTATAAATTTTTGACTTGATTTTAGCAAATTATTAAATTCTATATTGTTTGTTGAATGATAAAAAATTGAATTCTCTAATTTTAATTGCTTAAAATATTTATAAGCTTTATCTAATTTTGAAGTCTTAAAAATTTTATAAAGTTCATTATTGATTCTTTCTCTTGAAAGATCATTAATATCCATAGTTTTCATTAAAGCTAATGTTTCATCTGTAATCACAAAATCAAAACGGCATGCAAAAGCAATTGCACGTAAAATTCTTAAGCTATCTTCTTTAAAGCTTTGATCGTTAATATGTCTTATTTGCTTTAATTTTAAATCCTCAACTCCACCAAAAAAATCATAGAAACTATAATCAAAAATATTCACCATTAAAGCATTAATAGTAAAATCCCTTCTTTTAGCACCATCTTGCTCATCATTACAAATAGAAACTTCAAATCCCTTATGTCCACAAGAAATTTTATTTTCATAACGCGCAAGAGCAAGATCAAATTTCTTATATTTGTACACAAAAAAGCTTTTTCCAACACCATCAGCTCCAAGCTTTTTCATTAATTCATCAAAAATTTTAGGTTGAATATCATATATTTCTATATCATAGTCATTACAAGGCAAATTTAAAAAAGTATTTCTAACACATCCACCTACAAAATATGCTCTTTGTGTAAAAGGTTGTAAAATATTCTTAATACTTAAAAAATCATCATCATTTTTTAAGTCTATCTTCAATTTTCGCAAGTAAAAACTCTAAAAAAGTTATGGTAATTTCTAATCTTTTTTCTAAATGTTCATCTTTTGTATTTTTTAAACCTTCAAATAAAACCAAAATTCTTTCTCTAATATTTTTTAAAAAAAATTCTTCATTATTTATAATCTGCTCTTCATCTAATATTTTAGACTCTTCAACTTTTATAATAGGTTTTTCACTACTGATTTGCACCTCTAATTGGTCTAACTCTTGCATAAGTTCTTGAGTTACCTTGTTAATCTCTTGTTTAATCTTATTCTCTTGAATATTTGAGGTTTTATCACCTTGTTTAGACTCCTCCACCATAGGAACAAACTCATCATTTTGATCTAATTCAGAATTCACTTCACTAATTGCTTTTTTCGCTAAATCCTCTATATTCATAGTTTTATCAACCACCTTTTAAATTCATTAATTTCTTCTTCGCTTTTCATATTTACAAAAAAATCAAGCATTTCATAATTTAAATCTTTATGATTCGAACGTAATCCACTTAATCTTCTAATAGCGTCAATGGCATTTTTATTTTGGGGATCTTGTTTTAAAATATTCTTATAAATCTCCAAGGCTTCATTTTTAAGTCCTTGCGCTTCATAAATAGAAGCTTCGGTAACTGTATATCTCATATAAACTCACAAAAAATAGATTCTTAAATTTTATCTAAAAAGTTTTTAATATATTTTTAATCTTATCATTATATTTAAAAAACACAGAAAAATTACTTATCTTGATTCAATATACTTTCAAGATACTGTTGTTTATGATTTTTAAGGTCTTTTGTTTCATTTTTTTGCTGAATTTTTACATTCTCATTTTCTTTAGAAAAATACATGTAATCAAAAATAAACACAGAAGCTATAATCAAAATTAAAGGAATCAAAAAAACCATTATCAAAACTTTTTATAAATATTTCCATAATATTCTATTTTATCTTTTTTCATATTTTCATTAAAGGTATCTACTTTAAAATTATCTTTTAAAATTTTTTCTCTTTCTTTATCTAAATCTTGATAGGAAAATACCATATTAATATTAATAACCCCATCTAATTGTTCTAAATTTTTATAAGTTTGCAGCTCATCATCTAAATTATCACTCTCAATTATTACAATAATTTTTTCATCTTGTATTAATTCTATATTACAAAAAGGAATTTTTTCAATTTTTTTCTTAAGACAATCCACTTGTTCTTTTTTAGATAAGATTAAAACACTAGAAAGATTCATTTATACTCCAAAATATTATTGTATTCTCAAAACCCGCACTTACAAGTTCATCATTATTTAAAAATATAAGATATTCTAACAAAAAATTTCTGTTTTGAAATTTTTTTATTGTTTTTAATGTCTTTGTATCCACTAATTCTATAATATTTTTTTCATTATCACTAAAGGCAGCTATAGTACCATTCTGATTTAAAGCACAAGCATAAATTAAAAAATCTTTTTCTAAAATTTTTTCGTTATTGTTTGCAATAATACCTAACTTTCTATCCGTGCTACAACTTAGTATAGTTTTGTTTTTATAATCTAACTGATAAATATTATCTTTGTGAATATTTTTGTAATTTTTTATTTTTTGCCATTTATTTAAATCAAAAAGCACTATTTCTCCGCTTTCAAATCCAGCAACTAAAATGTTTTTATACTCATCTAAAACAACATCACTTAAGCTTGAATTTGAAAATGTAGTCTTTTTAATAACTTTTTTTGTTTTTAAATCCAAAAGCTCAATACTAGAATCTAATGCAGCTAATACAACAATATTATTATTTAAAAATAAAGCTTTTTTAACACTATTATTTGGAAGTTGAAAATCAAATATCATATTTTCATTATAGATATTTAATTTTTTACTTCCAAAATCTCCTTCACTTAAAACCAATACCATACCGTCAAAATAATCAATACTGTAAATTCTAGGATCAACATTATCTTCATAAAAATTTTTAATCTTAGCTAATTTAGTAATTAGTTTTTCTTGCTTGTCTTTTACTAGAACACTTAAAATTTCCCCATTATCCAAGCCTATTAATAGCTTTTCATCGATTAATTTTATTGCATTTAAATTAGATTTTAATTTTAATTCACTTGCAAATGCACAAATTCCAATTAGTAAGATTAAAAATATTTTTTTCATTCTTATCTGACACCTTCATTTAAAACGTCTAAAAGATTTGACCTTTTTTTTGATTCTTCATTTTTAAATTTAGCTTCAAAAGTATTATTTACCA comes from the Campylobacter insulaenigrae NCTC 12927 genome and includes:
- a CDS encoding multifunctional tRNA nucleotidyl transferase/2'3'-cyclic phosphodiesterase/2'nucleotidase/phosphatase, with product MRKLKIDLKNDDDFLSIKNILQPFTQRAYFVGGCVRNTFLNLPCNDYDIEIYDIQPKIFDELMKKLGADGVGKSFFVYKYKKFDLALARYENKISCGHKGFEVSICNDEQDGAKRRDFTINALMVNIFDYSFYDFFGGVEDLKLKQIRHINDQSFKEDSLRILRAIAFACRFDFVITDETLALMKTMDINDLSRERINNELYKIFKTSKLDKAYKYFKQLKLENSIFYHSTNNIEFNNLLKSSQKFIKHDGLFLYLYLNFFQIKKKEFFVKTKIKKYFLKYSDQRFILGSVSDFDLAKISLDLKLCEWLGLWNQDRIEQAKKINLFERKFQSQITAKDLLDQGYNGKELGIELYKIKIEEIKKYLKELR
- the glnA gene encoding type I glutamate--ammonia ligase, with product MAKFVETIEEFFNYCKEHEVIFVDFRFTDMIGTWHHITYNLKAIDHDTFENGIPFDASSLHGWQPIEKSDMILKPDVKSAFLDPFTADPTIIVICDVYDIYKGQMYEKCPRSIAKKAMEYLSNSNIADAAYFGPENEFFIFDNVKIVDSSNCSKYEVDTEEGEWNDNKDFSDSYNNGHRPRNKGGYFPVSPIDSSVDIRSEMVQVLERVGLKTFVHHHEVAQGQAEIGVEFGNLVEAADNVQIYKYVVKMVAHLNGKTATFMPKPLYGDNGSGMHVHMSLWKDGINLFYDKDGYGKLSKNAIYYIGGILGNARSVAAFTNPSSNSYKRIVPGFEAPCILTYSCQNRSASCRVPYGINEKSARVEIRFPDSTANPYLAFTSLLMAGLDGIKNKTEAVGPMDENLFALTLDEIREKGIEQLPHTLRGSLEALIRKNAFLKPVMSDIFIDDYQHMKFETQVWPVEARPTAYEFKTCYSC
- a CDS encoding nitrate reductase accessory protein translates to MKKIFLILLIGICAFASELKLKSNLNAIKLIDEKLLIGLDNGEILSVLVKDKQEKLITKLAKIKNFYEDNVDPRIYSIDYFDGMVLVLSEGDFGSKKLNIYNENMIFDFQLPNNSVKKALFLNNNIVVLAALDSSIELLDLKTKKVIKKTTFSNSSLSDVVLDEYKNILVAGFESGEIVLFDLNKWQKIKNYKNIHKDNIYQLDYKNKTILSCSTDRKLGIIANNNEKILEKDFLIYACALNQNGTIAAFSDNEKNIIELVDTKTLKTIKKFQNRNFLLEYLIFLNNDELVSAGFENTIIFWSINESF
- the purU gene encoding formyltetrahydrofolate deformylase, which produces MSEYILKISCSDEKGLIYKISDIIFKYKINVIKNDEFVGEHRFFFRAHLEGELDISAFQDKLKLMLPQDALVEIYKKRKKDIVIFATKETHCIGELLIRHFSGEFNANIKAVIANYNNLKPLVDKFNIAFHTIEAQDLSREKHEEKILQCLKQYEFDYIVLAKYMRILSPSFVKHFEGKIINIHHSFLPAFIGANPYKQAYERGVKIIGATAHFVNNDLDEGPIITQDVIPVTHEYSWQTMQQAGRNVEKNVFSKALDLVFDDRIFIYQNKTIIF
- a CDS encoding DUF3972 domain-containing protein; translation: MQTYLELKEFCQLVHLSEDVVKGMMAKGSLNFKEEEGKIYIEANQGTFSVVPTTSNHQQAAMVNSMTLAGESFVEKTIGTILNLHEKVLDAKDETLEALKSENKFLKDALYSMQELYDADRSTIETLNSELKHARDEIEFLKRKYKMMWNKTVDLYANTQDQSEETKI
- a CDS encoding peptidase U32 family protein, with product MIQPEIVAPAGNFKKLKIALAYGADAVYAGVSNFSLRARTARDFNYDTFQEAIEYTHNKGKKIYVTINGFHFSSQIEGLKKHILKLKDMKPDAFIVASVGAMRLVRELAPDINLHVSTQANILNYLDAQVYKDMGTKRVVIARELGLKDAKELKNHCDVELESFVHGSMCFAYSGRCLISSVQSGRMSNRGSCANDCRFSYELYAKNPETNTLFRLEEDQQGTHIFNSKDLNLSSYIQKIMQEDCINAFKIEGRTKSEYYVALTTRTYKMAVNDVLNNSFEVDKYESEIQTLKNRGFTDGYLVSRAYEKKDSINHDTSIEEGTHQVHAISEDGEFFKCKGKVKIGQEYEILSPVNSHIEIGENKLGAVYEKNGKKFVIFKQLLAKNNKEFDEIHSGNENEISLPFKFPDYSFLRKSIE
- a CDS encoding SoxR reducing system RseC family protein, coding for MVFLIPLILIIASVFIFDYMYFSKENENVKIQQKNETKDLKNHKQQYLESILNQDK
- the purE gene encoding 5-(carboxyamino)imidazole ribonucleotide mutase, with protein sequence MKFVAVLMGSKSDYDVVKEALKVLEKFNIKYEVLITSAHRSPYRTQEYIKNAEAKGAKVFIAAAGMAAHLAGAVAAHTTKPVIGIPMSGSNLASMDSLFSTVQMPSGIPVATLAVGKAGAINAAYLASQILAIEDENLAQMLLEDRKEQQEKLNNDSSQIEIFL
- a CDS encoding chaperone NapD, with product MNLSSVLILSKKEQVDCLKKKIEKIPFCNIELIQDEKIIVIIESDNLDDELQTYKNLEQLDGVININMVFSYQDLDKEREKILKDNFKVDTFNENMKKDKIEYYGNIYKKF